A region from the Aegilops tauschii subsp. strangulata cultivar AL8/78 chromosome 5, Aet v6.0, whole genome shotgun sequence genome encodes:
- the LOC109741319 gene encoding CBS domain-containing protein CBSX1, chloroplastic, producing the protein MEAAASTLLLSADAPLAAGRRLLLVPSRPARARRGAAPSRCPRASVRAYAAAAAPAPASGNGLAGNNNGGYTVGDFMTKREDLHVVKTSTPVDEALEMLVQNRISGFPVIDDDWELVGVVSDYDLLALDSMAGCGLADTNSNMFPEVDSTWKTFREIQRLLSKTSGKVIGDVMTPSPLVVRETTNLDAAARLLLETKYHRLPVVDSAGKLVGMITRGNVVRAALEIKKKAEGA; encoded by the exons ATGGAGGCCGCCGCGTCCACGCTGCTCCTCTCCGCCGacgcgcccctcgccgccggccgccgcctccttcTCGTCCCTTCTCGGCCCGCGCGGGCACGGCGGGGCGCCGCGCCCAGCAGGTGCCCGCGGGCGTCCGTCCGCGCGTACGCCGCGGCGGCCGCGCCAGCACCGGCCTCTGGAAACGGCCTCGCCGGG AATAACAACGGCGGGTACACTGTTGGTGACTTCATGACGAAAAGGGAGGATCTCCATGTCGTCAAAACGTCAACTCCGGTTGATGAAG CGCTCGAGATGCTGGTGCAGAACAGGATCTCTGGTTTTCCTGTTATCGATGATGACTGGGAGTTG GTTGGCGTTGTCTCAGATTACGATCTATTAGCTTTGGACTCAATGGCAG GGTGTGGACTGGCTGATACGAATTCAAATATGTTCCCTGAAGTAGATAGCACTTGGAAG ACATTTCGCGAGATCCAGAGACTCTTGAGCAAAACCAGTGGCAAAGTTATCGGTGATGTTATGACTCCCTCACCTCTTGTGGTGCGTGAAACTACTAACCTCGACGCTGCTGCAAG GTTGCTACTTGAAACTAAATACCACAGATTGCCTGTTGTTGATAGCGCGGGAAAATTG GTTGGGATGATCACAAGGGGGAATGTCGTCAGAGCTGCTCTCGAAATAAAGAAGAAAGCTGAAGGTGCTTAA